The sequence below is a genomic window from Deinococcus planocerae.
GGCAGATGACGAAGGCGGTGGGAGGCGGGACGTGACTCTCGCCGTGCGCCCCTTCACCGACGAGGACGCGCCTGCCTGGGTGGCCCTGTCGAACCTCGCGCTGGGCCACAGGGTGACCGTCGAGGATTTTCGGGCCCAGGAGACGAGGCGTGACCCGTCACAGCTCAGCCGCCGTTGGGTGATCGAGGTCGGCGGAGAGGTACGCGCTTTGGCCCACCTCCATGTCTTCCCCTTCGACCCGCCGGGCTTCCTCCATGCCCGCGTCCTCGTTCACCCGGAGGCGCGGGGGCAGGGCGTGGGGCGCGCGTTGTGGGTGCTCTTGGAGAAGGCCGCGCAAGAGGCCAACGCCGAAGGTCTGGTCGCCGACGTGGACGACCGTGACCCGGAGAGTCTGGCCTGGGCCGAGCGGCGGGGCTTTCGCAACCACGCCCACCGCTTCGCCTCCGAACTCAACCTGACGAGCTTTGACGAGGCGCCGCACCTTCCCGCCCTCGCCCGGGTGGAGGAGCAGGGCGTGACCTTCACCGACCTCGTGGGGGCGGACGAGAGGGCGGTGGAGCGCTACCTGAGCTTCGTGGCCGACCGCCTCACCGAGACGCCCGACCTCGCCGGGCACCCGCGCTGGCCCTCGAAGCAGGTGCGCGAGGTGCTCCGCCTCGACCACGGCGGGCGCCCCGCCTGGCTCATCCTGGCCGTGTCGCCCGGGGGCGAGTGGCTGGGCACGACGGCGATGATTCCAATTCGGCGGGAGTTTGTCTACAACGAACTCACCGCCACGCATCCGCAGGCGCGCGGGCGGGGGCTGGCGCTGCCCCTCAAGCTGCACGCCATCCGCCGGGCGCGGGAGGCGGGCTTCTCGCTGATGAGGACGAACAATCACAGCACGAACGCGCCCATGCTCCGGGTGAACGCGCGGCTCGGTTTCGGGGCGCGGCCCGGGCGATATGAGCTGCACCGTCCATTCCGGTAGGAGACAGTTTGGTCTTGCCTACCTGCGGCGCCGGAACGGATTCCAGCGGCCTGCGTCTGCCCCGTCCACCTGTTCGGTTGCGGTGGTGACGGCCACCGGAGCGTGCCTTCCCACCTGCCTTGCCGGGAGGGGCGCCGTGACGCTGGTGACCGAGGCTCCCTCACCCACCGCTTCCTCCCCGAGGGCCGCGAGGAGGGCCCGGCGGAGCGCGTCCGCGGTCGGGCGGTCCGCCGGGCGTTTGGCGAGCGCGAGTTCGCCGAG
It includes:
- a CDS encoding GNAT family N-acetyltransferase, encoding MTLAVRPFTDEDAPAWVALSNLALGHRVTVEDFRAQETRRDPSQLSRRWVIEVGGEVRALAHLHVFPFDPPGFLHARVLVHPEARGQGVGRALWVLLEKAAQEANAEGLVADVDDRDPESLAWAERRGFRNHAHRFASELNLTSFDEAPHLPALARVEEQGVTFTDLVGADERAVERYLSFVADRLTETPDLAGHPRWPSKQVREVLRLDHGGRPAWLILAVSPGGEWLGTTAMIPIRREFVYNELTATHPQARGRGLALPLKLHAIRRAREAGFSLMRTNNHSTNAPMLRVNARLGFGARPGRYELHRPFR